From Piliocolobus tephrosceles isolate RC106 chromosome 16, ASM277652v3, whole genome shotgun sequence, the proteins below share one genomic window:
- the MAPK7 gene encoding mitogen-activated protein kinase 7 isoform X2 — protein MAEPLKEEDGEDGSAEPPGPVKAEPAHTAASVAAKNLALLKARSFDVTFDVGDEYEIIETIGNGAYGVVSSARRRLTGQQVAIKKIPNAFDVVTNAKRTLRELKILKHFKHDNIIAIKDILRPTVPYGEFKSVYVVLDLMESDLHQIIHSSQPLTLEHVRYFLYQLLRGLKYMHSAQVIHRDLKPSNLLVNENCELKIGDFGMARGLCTSPAEHQYFMTEYVATRWYRAPELMLSLHEYTQAIDLWSVGCIFGEMLARRQLFPGKNYVHQLQLIMMVLGTPSPAVIQAVGAERVRAYIQSLPPRQPVPWETVYPGADRQALSLLGRMLRFEPSARISAAAALRHPFLAKYHDPDDEPDCAPPFDFAFDREALTRERIKEAIVAEIEDFHARREGIRQQIRFQPSLQPVASEPGCPDVEMPSPWAPSGDCAMESPPPAPPPCPGPAPDTIDLTLQPPPPASEPAPPKKEGAISDNTKAALKAALLKSLRSRLRDGPSAPLEAPESRKPVTAQERQREREEKRRRRQERAKEREKRRQERERKERGAGASGGPSTDPLAGLVLSDNDRSLLERWTRMARPPAPAPTSVPAPAPVPTPTPAQPASPPPGPVAQPTGLQPQPAGSTSGPVPQPACPPPGPAPHPTGPPRPIPVPAPPQIATSTNLLAPQSLVPPPGLPGSNTPGVLPYFPPGLPPPDAREAPQSSMSESPDVNLVTQQLSKSQVEDPLPPVFSGTPKGSGAGYGVGFDLEEFLNQSFDMGVADGPQDGQSDSASLSASLLADWLEGHGMNPADIESLQREIQMDSPMLLADLPDLQDP, from the exons ATGGCCGAGCCCCTGAAGGAGGAAGACGGCGAGGACGGCTCTGCGGAGCCCCCCGGGCCCGTGAAGGCCGAACCCGCCCACACCGCTGCCTCTGTAGCGGCCAAGAACCTGGCCCTGCTTAAAGCCCGCTCCTTCGATGTGACCTTTGACGTGGGCGACGAGTACGAGATCATCGAGACCATAGGCAACGGGGCCTACGGAGTGGTGTCCTCCGCCCGCCGCCGCCTCACCG GCCAGCAGGTGGCCATCAAGAAGATCCCTAATGCTTTCGATGTGGTGACCAATGCCAAGCGAACCCTCAGGGAGCTGAAGATCCTCAAGCACTTTAAGCACGACAACATCATCGCCATCAAGGACATCCTGAGGCCCACTGTGCCCTATGGCGAATTCAAATCTGT cTACGTGGTCCTGGACCTGATGGAAAGCGACCTGCACCAGATCATCCACTCCTCACAGCCCCTCACACTGGAACACGTGCGCTACTTCCTGTACCAACTGCTGCGGGGCCTGAAGTACATGCACTCGGCTCAGGTCATCCACCGTGACCTCAAGCCCTCCAACCTATTGGTGAATGAGAACTGTGAGCTCAAGATTGGTGACTTTGGTATGGCTCGTGGCCTGTGCACGTCGCCCGCTGAACATCAGTACTTCATGACCGAGTATGTGGCCACGCGCTGGTACCGTGCCCCCGAACTCATGCTCTCTTTGCATGAGTATACACAGGCCATTGACCTTTGGTCTGTGGGCTGCATCTTTGGTGAGATGCTGGCCCGGCGCCAGCTCTTCCCAGGCAAAAACTATGTACACCAGCTACAGCTCATCATGATGGTGCTGGGTACCCCATCACCAGCTGTGATTCAGGCTGTGGGGGCTGAGAGGGTGCGGGCCTATATCCAGAgcttgccaccacgccagccTGTGCCCTGGGAGACAGTGTACCCAGGTGCCGACCGCCAGGCCCTATCACTCCTGGGTCGCATGCTGCGTTTTGAGCCCAGCGCCCGCATCTCAGCGGCTGCTGCCCTTCGCCACCCTTTCCTGGCCAAGTACCATGATCCTGATGATGAGCCTGACTGTGCCCCGCCCTTTGACTTTGCCTTTGACCGTGAAGCCCTCACTCGGGAGCGCATTAAGGAGGCCATTGTGGCCGAGATTGAGGACTTCCATGCAAGGCGCGAGGGCATCCGCCAACAGATCCGCTTCCAGCCTTCTCTACAGCCTGTGGCTAGTGAACCTGGCTGTCCAGATGTTGAAATGCCCAGTCCCTGGGCTCCCAGTGGGGACTGTGCCATGGAGTCTCCCCCACCAGCCCCACCACCGTGCCCTGGCCCTGCACCTGACACCATTGATCTGACCCTGCAGCCACCCCCACCAGCCAGTGAGCCTGCCCCACCTAAGAAAGAGGGTGCCATCTCAGACAACACTAAGGCTGCCCTTAAAGCTGCCCTGCTCAAGTCTTTGAGAAGCCGGCTCAGAG ATGGCCCCAGCGCACCCCTGGAGGCTCCTGAGTCTCGGAAGCCGGTGACAGCCCAGGAGCGCCAGCGGGAGCGGGAAGagaagcggcggcggcggcaagAGCGAGCCAAGGAGCGGGAGAAACGGCGGCAGGAGCGGGAGCGAAAGGAACGGGGGGCTGGGGCCTCTGGGGGCCCCTCCACTGACCCATTGGCTGGACTAGTGCTCAGCGACAATGACAGAAGCCTGTTGGAACGCTGGACTCGAATGGCCcgacccccagccccagccccgaCCTCTGTGCCAGCCCCTGCCCCAGTGCCAACGCCAACCCCAGCCCAACCTGCCAGTCCTCCCCCTGGCCCTGTAGCCCAGCCCACTGGCCTGCAACCACAACCTGCGGGCTCCACATCTGGCCCTGTACCCCAGCCTGCCTGCCCACCCCCTGgccctgcaccccaccccacTGGCCCTCCTAGGCCCATCCCTGTCCCTGCGCCACCCCAGATTGCCACCTCTACCAACCTCCTAGCTCCCCAGTCACTTGTGCCACCCCCTGGGTTGCCTGGCTCCAACACCCCAGGAGTTTTGCCTTACTTCCCACCTGGCCTGCCACCTCCAGACGCCAGGGAAGCCCCTCAGTCTTCCATGTCAGAGTCACCGGATGTCAACCTAGTGACCCAGCAGCTATCTAAGTCACAG GTGGAGGACCCCCTGCCCCCTGTGTTCTCAGGCACACCAAAGGGCAGTGGGGCTGGCTACGGTGTTGGCTTTGACCTGGAGGAATTCTTAAACCAGTCTTTCGACATGGGCGTGGCTGATGGGCCACAGGATGG CCAGTCAGATTCAGCCTCACTCTCAGCCTCCCTGCTTGCTGACTGGCTCGAAGGCCATGGCATGAACCCTGCCGATATTGAGTCCCTGCAGCGTGAGATCCAGATGGACTCCCCAATGCTGCTGGCTGACCTGCCTGACCTCCAGGACCCCTGA
- the MAPK7 gene encoding mitogen-activated protein kinase 7 isoform X1 has product MAEPLKEEDGEDGSAEPPGPVKAEPAHTAASVAAKNLALLKARSFDVTFDVGDEYEIIETIGNGAYGVVSSARRRLTGQQVAIKKIPNAFDVVTNAKRTLRELKILKHFKHDNIIAIKDILRPTVPYGEFKSVPYGVPGYVVLDLMESDLHQIIHSSQPLTLEHVRYFLYQLLRGLKYMHSAQVIHRDLKPSNLLVNENCELKIGDFGMARGLCTSPAEHQYFMTEYVATRWYRAPELMLSLHEYTQAIDLWSVGCIFGEMLARRQLFPGKNYVHQLQLIMMVLGTPSPAVIQAVGAERVRAYIQSLPPRQPVPWETVYPGADRQALSLLGRMLRFEPSARISAAAALRHPFLAKYHDPDDEPDCAPPFDFAFDREALTRERIKEAIVAEIEDFHARREGIRQQIRFQPSLQPVASEPGCPDVEMPSPWAPSGDCAMESPPPAPPPCPGPAPDTIDLTLQPPPPASEPAPPKKEGAISDNTKAALKAALLKSLRSRLRDGPSAPLEAPESRKPVTAQERQREREEKRRRRQERAKEREKRRQERERKERGAGASGGPSTDPLAGLVLSDNDRSLLERWTRMARPPAPAPTSVPAPAPVPTPTPAQPASPPPGPVAQPTGLQPQPAGSTSGPVPQPACPPPGPAPHPTGPPRPIPVPAPPQIATSTNLLAPQSLVPPPGLPGSNTPGVLPYFPPGLPPPDAREAPQSSMSESPDVNLVTQQLSKSQVEDPLPPVFSGTPKGSGAGYGVGFDLEEFLNQSFDMGVADGPQDGQSDSASLSASLLADWLEGHGMNPADIESLQREIQMDSPMLLADLPDLQDP; this is encoded by the exons ATGGCCGAGCCCCTGAAGGAGGAAGACGGCGAGGACGGCTCTGCGGAGCCCCCCGGGCCCGTGAAGGCCGAACCCGCCCACACCGCTGCCTCTGTAGCGGCCAAGAACCTGGCCCTGCTTAAAGCCCGCTCCTTCGATGTGACCTTTGACGTGGGCGACGAGTACGAGATCATCGAGACCATAGGCAACGGGGCCTACGGAGTGGTGTCCTCCGCCCGCCGCCGCCTCACCG GCCAGCAGGTGGCCATCAAGAAGATCCCTAATGCTTTCGATGTGGTGACCAATGCCAAGCGAACCCTCAGGGAGCTGAAGATCCTCAAGCACTTTAAGCACGACAACATCATCGCCATCAAGGACATCCTGAGGCCCACTGTGCCCTATGGCGAATTCAAATCTGT CCCCTATGGGGTCCCAGG cTACGTGGTCCTGGACCTGATGGAAAGCGACCTGCACCAGATCATCCACTCCTCACAGCCCCTCACACTGGAACACGTGCGCTACTTCCTGTACCAACTGCTGCGGGGCCTGAAGTACATGCACTCGGCTCAGGTCATCCACCGTGACCTCAAGCCCTCCAACCTATTGGTGAATGAGAACTGTGAGCTCAAGATTGGTGACTTTGGTATGGCTCGTGGCCTGTGCACGTCGCCCGCTGAACATCAGTACTTCATGACCGAGTATGTGGCCACGCGCTGGTACCGTGCCCCCGAACTCATGCTCTCTTTGCATGAGTATACACAGGCCATTGACCTTTGGTCTGTGGGCTGCATCTTTGGTGAGATGCTGGCCCGGCGCCAGCTCTTCCCAGGCAAAAACTATGTACACCAGCTACAGCTCATCATGATGGTGCTGGGTACCCCATCACCAGCTGTGATTCAGGCTGTGGGGGCTGAGAGGGTGCGGGCCTATATCCAGAgcttgccaccacgccagccTGTGCCCTGGGAGACAGTGTACCCAGGTGCCGACCGCCAGGCCCTATCACTCCTGGGTCGCATGCTGCGTTTTGAGCCCAGCGCCCGCATCTCAGCGGCTGCTGCCCTTCGCCACCCTTTCCTGGCCAAGTACCATGATCCTGATGATGAGCCTGACTGTGCCCCGCCCTTTGACTTTGCCTTTGACCGTGAAGCCCTCACTCGGGAGCGCATTAAGGAGGCCATTGTGGCCGAGATTGAGGACTTCCATGCAAGGCGCGAGGGCATCCGCCAACAGATCCGCTTCCAGCCTTCTCTACAGCCTGTGGCTAGTGAACCTGGCTGTCCAGATGTTGAAATGCCCAGTCCCTGGGCTCCCAGTGGGGACTGTGCCATGGAGTCTCCCCCACCAGCCCCACCACCGTGCCCTGGCCCTGCACCTGACACCATTGATCTGACCCTGCAGCCACCCCCACCAGCCAGTGAGCCTGCCCCACCTAAGAAAGAGGGTGCCATCTCAGACAACACTAAGGCTGCCCTTAAAGCTGCCCTGCTCAAGTCTTTGAGAAGCCGGCTCAGAG ATGGCCCCAGCGCACCCCTGGAGGCTCCTGAGTCTCGGAAGCCGGTGACAGCCCAGGAGCGCCAGCGGGAGCGGGAAGagaagcggcggcggcggcaagAGCGAGCCAAGGAGCGGGAGAAACGGCGGCAGGAGCGGGAGCGAAAGGAACGGGGGGCTGGGGCCTCTGGGGGCCCCTCCACTGACCCATTGGCTGGACTAGTGCTCAGCGACAATGACAGAAGCCTGTTGGAACGCTGGACTCGAATGGCCcgacccccagccccagccccgaCCTCTGTGCCAGCCCCTGCCCCAGTGCCAACGCCAACCCCAGCCCAACCTGCCAGTCCTCCCCCTGGCCCTGTAGCCCAGCCCACTGGCCTGCAACCACAACCTGCGGGCTCCACATCTGGCCCTGTACCCCAGCCTGCCTGCCCACCCCCTGgccctgcaccccaccccacTGGCCCTCCTAGGCCCATCCCTGTCCCTGCGCCACCCCAGATTGCCACCTCTACCAACCTCCTAGCTCCCCAGTCACTTGTGCCACCCCCTGGGTTGCCTGGCTCCAACACCCCAGGAGTTTTGCCTTACTTCCCACCTGGCCTGCCACCTCCAGACGCCAGGGAAGCCCCTCAGTCTTCCATGTCAGAGTCACCGGATGTCAACCTAGTGACCCAGCAGCTATCTAAGTCACAG GTGGAGGACCCCCTGCCCCCTGTGTTCTCAGGCACACCAAAGGGCAGTGGGGCTGGCTACGGTGTTGGCTTTGACCTGGAGGAATTCTTAAACCAGTCTTTCGACATGGGCGTGGCTGATGGGCCACAGGATGG CCAGTCAGATTCAGCCTCACTCTCAGCCTCCCTGCTTGCTGACTGGCTCGAAGGCCATGGCATGAACCCTGCCGATATTGAGTCCCTGCAGCGTGAGATCCAGATGGACTCCCCAATGCTGCTGGCTGACCTGCCTGACCTCCAGGACCCCTGA
- the MAPK7 gene encoding mitogen-activated protein kinase 7 isoform X3, with translation MESDLHQIIHSSQPLTLEHVRYFLYQLLRGLKYMHSAQVIHRDLKPSNLLVNENCELKIGDFGMARGLCTSPAEHQYFMTEYVATRWYRAPELMLSLHEYTQAIDLWSVGCIFGEMLARRQLFPGKNYVHQLQLIMMVLGTPSPAVIQAVGAERVRAYIQSLPPRQPVPWETVYPGADRQALSLLGRMLRFEPSARISAAAALRHPFLAKYHDPDDEPDCAPPFDFAFDREALTRERIKEAIVAEIEDFHARREGIRQQIRFQPSLQPVASEPGCPDVEMPSPWAPSGDCAMESPPPAPPPCPGPAPDTIDLTLQPPPPASEPAPPKKEGAISDNTKAALKAALLKSLRSRLRDGPSAPLEAPESRKPVTAQERQREREEKRRRRQERAKEREKRRQERERKERGAGASGGPSTDPLAGLVLSDNDRSLLERWTRMARPPAPAPTSVPAPAPVPTPTPAQPASPPPGPVAQPTGLQPQPAGSTSGPVPQPACPPPGPAPHPTGPPRPIPVPAPPQIATSTNLLAPQSLVPPPGLPGSNTPGVLPYFPPGLPPPDAREAPQSSMSESPDVNLVTQQLSKSQVEDPLPPVFSGTPKGSGAGYGVGFDLEEFLNQSFDMGVADGPQDGQSDSASLSASLLADWLEGHGMNPADIESLQREIQMDSPMLLADLPDLQDP, from the exons ATGGAAAGCGACCTGCACCAGATCATCCACTCCTCACAGCCCCTCACACTGGAACACGTGCGCTACTTCCTGTACCAACTGCTGCGGGGCCTGAAGTACATGCACTCGGCTCAGGTCATCCACCGTGACCTCAAGCCCTCCAACCTATTGGTGAATGAGAACTGTGAGCTCAAGATTGGTGACTTTGGTATGGCTCGTGGCCTGTGCACGTCGCCCGCTGAACATCAGTACTTCATGACCGAGTATGTGGCCACGCGCTGGTACCGTGCCCCCGAACTCATGCTCTCTTTGCATGAGTATACACAGGCCATTGACCTTTGGTCTGTGGGCTGCATCTTTGGTGAGATGCTGGCCCGGCGCCAGCTCTTCCCAGGCAAAAACTATGTACACCAGCTACAGCTCATCATGATGGTGCTGGGTACCCCATCACCAGCTGTGATTCAGGCTGTGGGGGCTGAGAGGGTGCGGGCCTATATCCAGAgcttgccaccacgccagccTGTGCCCTGGGAGACAGTGTACCCAGGTGCCGACCGCCAGGCCCTATCACTCCTGGGTCGCATGCTGCGTTTTGAGCCCAGCGCCCGCATCTCAGCGGCTGCTGCCCTTCGCCACCCTTTCCTGGCCAAGTACCATGATCCTGATGATGAGCCTGACTGTGCCCCGCCCTTTGACTTTGCCTTTGACCGTGAAGCCCTCACTCGGGAGCGCATTAAGGAGGCCATTGTGGCCGAGATTGAGGACTTCCATGCAAGGCGCGAGGGCATCCGCCAACAGATCCGCTTCCAGCCTTCTCTACAGCCTGTGGCTAGTGAACCTGGCTGTCCAGATGTTGAAATGCCCAGTCCCTGGGCTCCCAGTGGGGACTGTGCCATGGAGTCTCCCCCACCAGCCCCACCACCGTGCCCTGGCCCTGCACCTGACACCATTGATCTGACCCTGCAGCCACCCCCACCAGCCAGTGAGCCTGCCCCACCTAAGAAAGAGGGTGCCATCTCAGACAACACTAAGGCTGCCCTTAAAGCTGCCCTGCTCAAGTCTTTGAGAAGCCGGCTCAGAG ATGGCCCCAGCGCACCCCTGGAGGCTCCTGAGTCTCGGAAGCCGGTGACAGCCCAGGAGCGCCAGCGGGAGCGGGAAGagaagcggcggcggcggcaagAGCGAGCCAAGGAGCGGGAGAAACGGCGGCAGGAGCGGGAGCGAAAGGAACGGGGGGCTGGGGCCTCTGGGGGCCCCTCCACTGACCCATTGGCTGGACTAGTGCTCAGCGACAATGACAGAAGCCTGTTGGAACGCTGGACTCGAATGGCCcgacccccagccccagccccgaCCTCTGTGCCAGCCCCTGCCCCAGTGCCAACGCCAACCCCAGCCCAACCTGCCAGTCCTCCCCCTGGCCCTGTAGCCCAGCCCACTGGCCTGCAACCACAACCTGCGGGCTCCACATCTGGCCCTGTACCCCAGCCTGCCTGCCCACCCCCTGgccctgcaccccaccccacTGGCCCTCCTAGGCCCATCCCTGTCCCTGCGCCACCCCAGATTGCCACCTCTACCAACCTCCTAGCTCCCCAGTCACTTGTGCCACCCCCTGGGTTGCCTGGCTCCAACACCCCAGGAGTTTTGCCTTACTTCCCACCTGGCCTGCCACCTCCAGACGCCAGGGAAGCCCCTCAGTCTTCCATGTCAGAGTCACCGGATGTCAACCTAGTGACCCAGCAGCTATCTAAGTCACAG GTGGAGGACCCCCTGCCCCCTGTGTTCTCAGGCACACCAAAGGGCAGTGGGGCTGGCTACGGTGTTGGCTTTGACCTGGAGGAATTCTTAAACCAGTCTTTCGACATGGGCGTGGCTGATGGGCCACAGGATGG CCAGTCAGATTCAGCCTCACTCTCAGCCTCCCTGCTTGCTGACTGGCTCGAAGGCCATGGCATGAACCCTGCCGATATTGAGTCCCTGCAGCGTGAGATCCAGATGGACTCCCCAATGCTGCTGGCTGACCTGCCTGACCTCCAGGACCCCTGA